A stretch of Colletotrichum lupini chromosome 2, complete sequence DNA encodes these proteins:
- a CDS encoding NUDIX domain-containing protein, translating to MASNPGTAQPPPRTQPQPRPPPPAFNLTYPPSLEPYNVPAATWLTANSKSWDGLATGALVFSPSTNKILLLQRAAHDSMPLRWETPGGAADPEDVSLFAACARELWEEAGLEAVEIVRIVSEGEGKDPGSVFTNRTGTRVFCRFAFEVTVRGDGDGGRGVEEMVRIDPEEHCDFVWASEEEVRRERVGEREIPITNGQMARLILDGFRRRREEV from the coding sequence ATGGCATCCAACCCCGGAACCGCTCAACCTCCACCACGAACCCAACCTCAGCCGCGTCCACCACCACCCGCGTTCAACCTCACCTACCCCCCCTCCCTAGAACCCTACAACGTCCCCGCGGCAACTTGGCTCACCGCAAACTCCAAATCATGGGACGGCCTCGCAACAGGCGCCCTCGTCTTCTCCCCCTCGACTAACAaaatcctcctcctccagcgCGCCGCCCACGACAGCATGCCCCTACGCTGGGAGACGCCCGGCGGTGCAGCGGACCCAGAGGACGTGAGCCTGTTTGCAGCGTGCGCGCGCGAGCTGTGGGAGGAGGCTGGGCTCGAGGCCGTGGAGATTGTGAGAATCGTAAGCgagggggaggggaaggACCCAGGGAGCGTGTTTACGAATCGGACTGGGACGAGGGTGTTTTGTCGGTTTGCGTTTGAGGTTACGGTGAGGGGTGATGGTGATGGGGGGAGAGGGGTGGAGGAGATGGTGAGAATCGATCCGGAGGAGCATTGTGATTTTGTGTGGGCTTCTGAGGAGGAGGTGAGGAGGGAGAGGGTTGGGGAGAGGGAGATCCCGATTACGAATGGGCAGATGGCGAGGTTGATTCTTGATGGGTTCCGGAGGAGGAGAGAGGAGGTCTAG
- a CDS encoding GlcNAc-PI de-N-acetylase, producing MGWIMLFGALLVAVAPALYIYLVPLITPRLPTLENKRICLLIAHPDDEAMFFAPTVLALTKPDTGNHVKILCLSSGNADGLGETRKKELIKSGMKLGLQQEHDVFVIDSPDFQDSMTNVWDKTKISTLLGRAFAPQLARQRAAGEEPDANIDVLITFDSTGVSSHPNHISLYHGARAFIAALSTNPRWPSPVDLYTLTSVPFARKYTNFLDAIPTLFSWATTAGSNPPKPPKKPKKEDDESEDEDEEDDNYHPTALVFLSELGAKGGWATAWSAMTTAHKSQMVWFRYGWISLSRYMVLNDLRLEKVEAEEETKAEGEEQREVDGVFAWTRRVLGRYQHISPEVQKSSALQLQNEDEVHQMMGTDYISNYSSVPN from the exons ATGGGTTGGATAATGCTCTTCGGCGCCTTGCTGGTGGCTGTTGCGCCTGCATTGTATATATACCTGGTCCCGTTGATCACGCCGAGACTCCCAACCCTGGAGAACAAACGCATCTGTCTCTTGATTGCACACCCGGATGATGAAGCCATGTTCTTTGCGCCAACAGTTTTGGCACTCACCAAACCGGATACAGGCAATCACGTCAAGATTCTGTGTTTGAGTTCAG GCAACGCCGACGGCTTGGGCGAGACTCGCAAGAAGGAGCTGATCAAGAGCGGCATGAAGCTCGGTCTGCAGCAGGAACACGACGTCTTCGTCATTGACAGCCC CGACTTTCAAGACTCCATGACAAACGTTTGGGACAAGACCAAGATCTCTACCCTCCTCGGCCGCGCCTTTGCGCCGCAGCTCGCCCGCCAGCGAGCCGCTGGCGAGGAACCCGACGCCAACATTGACGTCCTCATCACCTTTGACTCGACCGGCGTCTCTTCCCACCCGAACCACATCTCACTATACCACGGTGCCCGCGCCTTTATCGCCGCCCTTTCTACCAACCCGCGCTGGCCCTCCCCCGTCGATCTCTACACCCTGACCTCGGTCCCCTTTGCGCGCAAGTACACCAACTTCCTCGACGCCATCCCCACGCTCTTCTCCTGGGCAACCACGGCCGGCAGCAACCCCCCGAAACCGCCCAAGAAGCCAAAGAAGGAGGACGACGAAagcgaggacgaggacgaggaagACGACAACTACCACCCGACGGCGCTCGTGTTCCTCAGCGAGCTGGGCGCAAAGGGCGGTTGGGCCACGGCGTGGAGCGCAATGACCACGGCGCACAAGAGCCAGATGGTCTGGTTCCGCTATGGATGGATCTCATTGAGCAGGTACATGGTCCTCAACGACTTGCGGCTGGAAAAGGTCGAGGCCGAAGAGGAGACCAAGGC AGAGGGGGAGGAGCAAAGAGAAGTTGATG GCGTTTTTGCATGGACTCGACGTGTTTTGGGTAGATACCAACATATATCGCCGGAGGTACAAAAATCATCAGCGTTGCAGTTACAGAATGAAGACGAGGTACACCAGATGATGGGAACAGATTACATCTCCAATTATTCATCGGTACCCAATTGA